A window from Sinorhizobium fredii encodes these proteins:
- a CDS encoding class I SAM-dependent methyltransferase, with amino-acid sequence MLRMHTDIVDLRQFYHSELGRMAEQAVSMAIASVWARMPEERLVGLGYAVPYLERFRADTERTFAFMPAGQGAVNWPVAELSSTALVFDEELPLPDASIDRVLMVHALEFAESPRETMKEIWRVLAPGGRLVIVVPNRRGVWARMEHTPFGSGRPYSRGQLTALLRETNFTPGASSEALFFPPSRRKMILRLRHGLERFGRSLWPVFSGVIIVEAQKRLYQGLPVAARASRRVFVPVLAPHGVPSTRTRAPEVKTP; translated from the coding sequence ATGTTGCGCATGCATACAGATATCGTCGATCTCCGCCAATTCTATCATTCCGAGCTCGGCCGGATGGCAGAGCAAGCCGTCAGCATGGCGATCGCTTCCGTCTGGGCGCGCATGCCGGAAGAGCGGCTGGTCGGCCTCGGCTACGCGGTTCCCTATCTCGAGCGTTTCCGCGCCGACACCGAACGCACCTTCGCCTTCATGCCGGCCGGACAAGGCGCGGTGAACTGGCCGGTTGCCGAACTCTCCTCCACCGCGCTCGTCTTCGACGAGGAACTGCCGCTGCCGGATGCCTCGATCGACCGGGTGCTGATGGTCCATGCGCTGGAATTCGCCGAGAGCCCGCGGGAGACGATGAAGGAGATCTGGCGCGTGCTTGCTCCCGGCGGGCGGCTGGTCATCGTCGTGCCAAACCGTCGCGGTGTCTGGGCGCGGATGGAGCACACGCCCTTCGGTTCCGGCCGGCCCTATTCGCGGGGACAGCTGACTGCACTTTTGCGCGAGACCAACTTCACGCCGGGGGCGAGCTCCGAAGCGCTCTTCTTTCCGCCATCGAGACGAAAGATGATCCTGCGACTGCGCCATGGTCTCGAGCGCTTCGGCCGCTCGCTCTGGCCGGTGTTTTCCGGGGTGATCATCGTCGAGGCGCAGAAGCGGCTCTATCAGGGCCTGCCGGTGGCGGCGCGCGCCTCGCGCCGCGTCTTCGTCCCGGTGCTGGCACCGCATGGCGTTCCCAGCACCCGCACTCGGGCGCCGGAGGTCAAAACCCCGTAA
- the gloB gene encoding hydroxyacylglutathione hydrolase, with protein sequence MAALELDLFLCRSDNFGVLVHDPVSGATASIDAPEEQPILEALERRGWHLTHILTTHHHGDHVAANVGLKERFGVTIIGPKGEASKIPGIDKQVANGERFVFSGHPVEVIETPGHTAGHICFHLPEDKLLFAADTLFALGCGRLFEGTAETMWQSLNRLMALPDDTAVYFGHEYTLSNAHFAVTIDPENSALKERAAEIEETRSDGGFTAPTTIGLEKRTNPFLRAADPKIRAHLGMEKASDAAVFAEIRKRKDNF encoded by the coding sequence ATGGCCGCGCTCGAACTTGACCTCTTCCTCTGCCGTAGCGACAACTTCGGTGTGCTCGTCCACGATCCGGTAAGCGGCGCAACGGCGTCGATCGACGCACCCGAGGAGCAGCCGATCCTCGAGGCCCTGGAGCGGCGCGGCTGGCACCTCACCCACATCCTGACGACCCATCACCATGGCGACCACGTCGCGGCAAATGTCGGCCTGAAGGAACGCTTCGGCGTCACCATCATCGGTCCAAAGGGCGAGGCTTCGAAGATTCCAGGCATCGACAAGCAAGTGGCGAATGGGGAACGCTTCGTATTCTCCGGCCATCCGGTCGAGGTGATCGAAACGCCCGGTCATACGGCGGGGCACATCTGCTTCCATCTGCCCGAAGACAAGTTGCTCTTCGCCGCCGATACGCTGTTCGCGCTCGGCTGCGGTCGGCTCTTCGAGGGGACGGCCGAGACGATGTGGCAATCGCTGAACCGGCTGATGGCGCTTCCCGACGATACGGCGGTCTATTTCGGCCACGAATACACGCTGTCGAACGCTCATTTCGCCGTGACGATCGATCCGGAAAACTCGGCGCTGAAAGAGCGCGCCGCCGAAATCGAGGAGACCCGTTCGGACGGCGGCTTCACGGCGCCGACGACGATCGGCCTTGAGAAGAGAACCAACCCGTTCCTGCGCGCCGCCGATCCGAAAATCCGCGCTCACCTCGGCATGGAGAAGGCGAGCGATGCAGCCGTCTTCGCGGAAATTCGCAAGCGCAAGGACAATTTCTGA
- a CDS encoding cupin domain-containing protein, with protein sequence MSAAREMTAATIIDTLGLTRHPEGGWYVETFRDADDGSRGHSTAIYYLLEKGDRSHWHRVRDAAEVWHHYAGAPLELSIAEPGKRASRHRLGPDLLNGERPQQIVPAGWWQSAASLGDWTLVGCTVAPGFDFSAFEMAAPDWQPPRD encoded by the coding sequence ATGAGCGCCGCGCGGGAGATGACGGCGGCCACGATCATCGACACGCTGGGGCTCACCCGGCATCCGGAAGGCGGCTGGTACGTCGAGACCTTCCGCGATGCCGACGACGGGTCACGCGGCCACTCGACGGCAATCTACTATCTGCTCGAAAAGGGTGACCGATCGCACTGGCATCGCGTCCGCGATGCAGCCGAAGTCTGGCATCATTACGCCGGGGCGCCGCTCGAACTCAGCATTGCCGAACCCGGAAAGCGGGCCTCACGCCATCGGCTCGGTCCCGACCTTCTGAACGGCGAACGGCCGCAACAGATTGTCCCCGCCGGTTGGTGGCAATCGGCCGCCTCGCTCGGAGACTGGACGCTCGTCGGCTGCACGGTTGCGCCGGGCTTCGACTTTTCCGCCTTCGAGATGGCCGCACCGGATTGGCAGCCGCCGCGAGATTGA
- a CDS encoding DMT family transporter encodes MKFKATLVGFSAILMWSLLALFTAASGEVPPFQLSAICFMIGSLPGIIVLASKPQRLSLLKQPAKVWITGIAGLFGYHFLYFTALRNAPAVEAGLIAYLWPLLIVVGSALLPGERLRWYHIAGALAGLSGTIMIVARDGVAFDDAYALGYGAAFLCAFAWSGYSLITRRFGAVSTDVVTGFCLATSILSLLCHLGLETTVWPQAPLEWLAVAGLGLLPVGAAFYAWDFGVKNGDIQFLGVASYAAPVLSTLILILFDFAEPSWRIALACMLVTGGAVLAAKDMIFRSGGTAAQAAE; translated from the coding sequence ATGAAGTTCAAGGCAACGCTGGTCGGTTTTTCGGCAATCCTGATGTGGTCGCTGCTGGCACTCTTCACCGCGGCCTCCGGTGAGGTGCCGCCGTTCCAGCTTTCGGCGATCTGCTTCATGATCGGCAGCCTGCCGGGCATCATCGTATTGGCGTCGAAACCTCAACGCCTCTCGCTTCTGAAGCAGCCGGCCAAGGTCTGGATCACCGGCATTGCCGGACTTTTCGGCTACCATTTTCTCTATTTCACGGCGCTTCGAAATGCCCCGGCGGTGGAAGCCGGCCTGATCGCCTATCTCTGGCCGCTTCTGATCGTCGTCGGTTCGGCCCTGCTGCCGGGTGAGAGGCTTCGCTGGTACCATATCGCCGGCGCGCTTGCGGGGCTCTCCGGCACCATCATGATCGTGGCACGCGACGGCGTCGCCTTCGACGATGCCTATGCACTCGGTTACGGAGCCGCATTCCTCTGCGCCTTCGCCTGGTCCGGCTATTCGCTGATCACCCGGCGTTTCGGCGCAGTTTCGACCGACGTGGTGACCGGCTTTTGCCTAGCGACCTCGATTCTTTCCCTTCTCTGCCATCTCGGCCTCGAGACCACGGTCTGGCCGCAGGCGCCCCTGGAATGGCTGGCGGTTGCCGGCCTCGGCCTTCTGCCGGTCGGCGCTGCCTTCTATGCCTGGGACTTCGGCGTCAAGAACGGCGACATCCAGTTCCTCGGTGTTGCGAGCTATGCGGCGCCGGTGCTCTCGACATTGATCCTCATCCTGTTCGACTTTGCCGAGCCGTCCTGGCGAATCGCCTTGGCCTGCATGCTCGTCACAGGCGGCGCCGTACTCGCGGCGAAGGATATGATCTTCAGGAGCGGCGGGACGGCGGCGCAAGCGGCCGAGTAA
- a CDS encoding DUF3108 domain-containing protein — MGLSGMMLRSGFRVPALLAAAMFSTACFAAEIEHQTDYSIALAGLPLARASFHTEIEQNRYTISGTLNSAGLVNIISPTAGQTRVSGLIGRDRLRATQYSMSYRSGKKSRAISVSFRNGNVVRASMVPKRTPLPKNWVPVTSRDMRNVLDPLSGLIIPATSRVCPNTLPIFDGESRLDIRLSAKGTRNFKTKGFDGEVIVCGVKFVPKAGYRKGREDVEYLRRLETMEIWFAKSEAVDVYAPVYVRIPTKIGPVTVSATRFGG, encoded by the coding sequence ATGGGGCTTTCGGGAATGATGTTGCGCAGTGGCTTTCGCGTGCCGGCACTCCTGGCCGCCGCGATGTTTTCCACAGCCTGTTTTGCTGCGGAGATCGAGCATCAGACGGACTACAGCATCGCGCTTGCCGGCCTGCCGCTGGCGCGGGCCTCGTTCCACACCGAGATCGAGCAGAATCGCTATACGATCTCGGGAACGTTGAACTCGGCCGGCCTGGTGAACATCATCAGCCCGACCGCCGGCCAGACGCGCGTTTCCGGGCTGATCGGCCGCGACCGCCTCCGGGCGACGCAATACTCGATGTCCTATCGCAGCGGCAAGAAATCCCGGGCGATCAGCGTCAGCTTCCGCAACGGCAATGTGGTGCGCGCAAGCATGGTCCCGAAGCGCACACCATTGCCGAAGAACTGGGTACCGGTGACGAGCCGCGACATGCGCAACGTCCTCGATCCGCTCTCCGGGCTGATCATTCCGGCGACAAGCCGCGTCTGCCCCAATACGCTGCCGATCTTCGACGGCGAATCGCGGCTCGACATCAGGCTGTCGGCCAAGGGCACGCGGAACTTCAAGACCAAGGGCTTTGACGGCGAGGTGATCGTCTGCGGCGTCAAGTTCGTGCCGAAGGCCGGGTACCGAAAGGGGCGTGAGGACGTCGAATATCTGCGCCGCCTGGAAACCATGGAAATCTGGTTCGCGAAGTCGGAGGCGGTCGACGTCTATGCCCCCGTCTATGTCCGCATTCCGACGAAGATCGGGCCGGTGACCGTGTCGGCGACGCGGTTTGGCGGCTAG
- the rpmB gene encoding 50S ribosomal protein L28, whose translation MSRSCELTGKGVQSGHNVSHANNKTKRKFLPNLCNVTLISDALGQRFRLRVSAAALRSVEHRGGLDAFLLKADENELSMRARLLRRQIVKKAAEAA comes from the coding sequence ATGTCCCGTAGTTGCGAATTGACCGGTAAGGGCGTCCAGTCGGGTCACAATGTGAGCCACGCCAACAACAAGACGAAGCGCAAGTTCCTGCCGAACCTGTGCAATGTCACGCTGATTTCCGACGCGCTCGGCCAGCGTTTCCGCCTGCGCGTCTCCGCTGCGGCTCTGCGTTCGGTCGAACACCGCGGCGGTCTCGACGCCTTCCTGCTGAAGGCCGACGAGAACGAGCTGAGCATGCGCGCCCGCCTGCTGCGCCGGCAGATCGTCAAGAAGGCTGCCGAAGCCGCCTGA
- a CDS encoding VUT family protein — protein MLINRTFFVYVALMTLVVVASNFLVQYPLPGSIAGMQLGDLLTWGAFSYPFAFLVTDLTNRQFGPRIARRVVVAGFVVAVALSFFAATPRIAIASGSAFLLGQLLDISVFNRLRRQTWWRAPLAGSLIGSGLDTAMFFSFAFAPVFVFLGPNDSFALEAAPLLGLVAYEAPRWISWALGDLAVKILCGIVLLLPYGALMSVVKPMPAAKATA, from the coding sequence ATGCTGATCAACCGTACGTTCTTCGTCTATGTCGCGCTGATGACCCTGGTGGTGGTCGCGTCGAACTTCCTCGTGCAGTATCCCCTGCCCGGCTCAATCGCCGGCATGCAGCTCGGCGATCTTCTGACCTGGGGCGCTTTCAGCTATCCCTTCGCCTTCCTGGTCACCGACCTCACGAATCGCCAGTTCGGTCCGCGCATCGCGCGCCGCGTCGTCGTCGCCGGCTTCGTGGTCGCCGTCGCGCTTTCCTTCTTCGCCGCGACGCCGCGGATCGCGATCGCCTCGGGTTCGGCCTTCCTGCTTGGCCAGCTTCTCGATATTTCGGTATTCAACCGGCTGCGGCGTCAGACTTGGTGGCGCGCTCCGCTCGCCGGTTCGCTGATCGGCTCGGGCCTCGACACGGCGATGTTCTTCTCCTTCGCCTTCGCACCGGTCTTCGTCTTCCTCGGCCCGAACGACAGCTTCGCGCTGGAAGCAGCACCGCTCCTCGGCCTCGTCGCCTATGAAGCGCCGCGCTGGATTTCGTGGGCGCTCGGCGATCTGGCGGTGAAGATCCTGTGCGGCATCGTCCTCTTGCTGCCCTATGGTGCGCTGATGAGCGTCGTCAAGCCGATGCCGGCAGCCAAGGCCACCGCGTGA
- a CDS encoding esterase-like activity of phytase family protein gives MLRRFLAVLFLLASTVAAKAEALCEIAPIRSRQISQFKVGSDATTFGRLEFIGGIEMTSPNALFGAVSAIRFRPGGESFVAVLDTGHWVEGAVIRDAAGRLLGTTDLAITAMTDANGGAQLKKWMVDSEGLALRDGAVIVSFEQAARVDLYPDPGFAGSRPIGQMSLPFRVEELRSNGGLETIAIAPKDGPLAGAAVVVAERSVDASDNLLAGILDGPLRGAFAVVRNDPYAVTDGAFMPNGDLLILERRFNLASGLGMRIRRLAAADIRPGAVVDGEVLLEADMGYQIDNMEGLDVVVRPDGETRLILVSDDNHSILERNLMLEFRLRDGYTN, from the coding sequence ATGCTCCGCCGATTCCTTGCCGTTCTCTTCCTGTTGGCGTCGACCGTGGCTGCGAAGGCGGAGGCCTTGTGTGAGATCGCTCCGATCCGCAGCCGGCAGATCTCGCAGTTCAAGGTCGGCTCCGACGCGACGACCTTCGGCAGGCTCGAATTCATCGGCGGCATCGAGATGACCTCGCCCAATGCGCTGTTCGGAGCGGTTTCGGCGATCCGCTTCCGGCCGGGTGGCGAATCCTTCGTCGCCGTTCTCGATACTGGACATTGGGTCGAGGGCGCCGTCATTCGGGACGCGGCGGGCAGGCTGCTGGGCACGACCGACCTCGCCATCACCGCAATGACCGATGCCAATGGCGGGGCTCAGCTCAAGAAATGGATGGTGGATTCCGAGGGGCTGGCGCTGCGCGACGGCGCCGTCATCGTCAGCTTCGAGCAGGCGGCACGGGTCGATCTCTATCCGGACCCAGGTTTTGCCGGATCGCGGCCGATCGGCCAGATGAGCCTGCCCTTTCGGGTCGAGGAGCTGCGTAGCAATGGCGGCCTGGAGACGATCGCAATTGCGCCGAAGGATGGGCCGCTCGCCGGCGCCGCTGTGGTCGTCGCGGAACGTAGCGTCGATGCGTCCGACAATCTGCTGGCCGGCATTCTCGACGGTCCGCTGCGGGGCGCCTTCGCGGTGGTGCGCAACGACCCCTATGCGGTGACCGACGGCGCGTTCATGCCGAATGGCGATCTGCTCATCCTGGAGCGCCGCTTCAATCTCGCCTCAGGACTCGGCATGCGCATCCGGCGGCTTGCCGCCGCCGATATCCGCCCGGGCGCCGTGGTCGACGGCGAGGTGCTGCTCGAGGCCGACATGGGCTACCAGATTGACAACATGGAGGGGCTCGATGTCGTCGTCCGGCCTGACGGCGAGACTCGGCTGATCCTGGTTTCCGACGACAACCATTCGATCCTCGAGCGCAATCTAATGCTCGAGTTCCGGCTGAGGGACGGTTACACTAACTGA
- the cobT gene encoding cobaltochelatase subunit CobT: MSSNSKAKPQTRENAAEPFKRALSGCVRSIAGDAELEVAFANERPGMTGERIRLPELSKRPTRHELAVARGLGDSMALRKACHNHRIHATMSPQGADARAIFDAVEQARVEAIGAIRMPGVADNLSSMLEEKYAKANFGSIEAQADAPLEEAVALLVREKLTGKKPPAAAGKVLDLWRDFIEQKASADIGHLPAAINDQHAFARVVRDMLASMDVAEKYGEDDIEPDEQESETDEDQPRSQEQDENASEEEEGSDAAPADENQSAEEQMEEGEMDGAEISDDDLQDEGDEDSETPGEVKRPNHPFADLNEKVDYAVYTREFDETITAEELCEEAELDRLRAFLDKQLAHLQGAVGRLANRLQRRLMAQQNRSWEFDLEEGFLDTARLQRIIIDPMQPLSFKREKDTNFRDTVVTLLIDNSGSMRGRPITVAATCADILARTLERCGVKVEILGFTTKAWKGGQSREKWLAGGKPQSPGRLNDLRHIVYKSADAPWRRARRNLGLMMREGLLKENIDGEALMWAHDRLLGRPEQRRILMMISDGAPVDDSTLSVNAGNYLERHLRAVIEQIETRSPVELLAIGIGHDVTRYYRRAVTIVDADELAGAMTEQLAALFEEERHGRVGGLRRVG, translated from the coding sequence GTGAGCTCGAATTCAAAGGCGAAGCCGCAAACGAGGGAAAACGCCGCTGAACCGTTCAAGCGGGCGCTTTCCGGCTGCGTCCGGTCGATCGCCGGGGATGCGGAGCTCGAAGTCGCCTTCGCGAACGAGCGCCCCGGGATGACCGGCGAGCGCATTCGGCTGCCGGAGCTTTCGAAGCGTCCGACCCGGCACGAACTCGCCGTGGCGCGCGGTCTGGGCGATTCCATGGCGCTGCGCAAGGCCTGCCACAACCACCGCATCCATGCGACCATGTCGCCGCAGGGCGCCGATGCGCGGGCGATTTTCGATGCCGTCGAGCAGGCGCGGGTCGAAGCGATCGGGGCGATCCGCATGCCAGGCGTTGCCGACAATCTCTCCTCCATGCTCGAGGAGAAATATGCCAAGGCCAATTTCGGCTCCATCGAAGCGCAAGCGGATGCACCGCTCGAAGAGGCGGTGGCGCTGCTGGTCAGGGAAAAGCTGACGGGCAAGAAGCCGCCGGCGGCGGCCGGCAAGGTGCTCGACCTCTGGCGCGATTTCATCGAGCAGAAGGCCTCCGCCGACATCGGGCACCTGCCGGCGGCGATCAACGACCAGCACGCCTTCGCCCGGGTGGTGCGCGACATGCTTGCCTCGATGGATGTGGCCGAGAAATACGGCGAGGACGATATCGAGCCGGACGAGCAGGAAAGCGAGACCGACGAGGACCAGCCGCGCAGCCAGGAGCAGGACGAGAACGCCAGCGAAGAGGAGGAGGGCTCCGATGCCGCCCCCGCCGATGAAAACCAGTCTGCCGAGGAGCAGATGGAAGAAGGCGAGATGGACGGCGCCGAGATCTCCGACGACGACCTTCAGGACGAGGGCGACGAAGACAGCGAGACGCCCGGCGAGGTCAAGCGGCCGAACCACCCCTTCGCCGATCTGAACGAAAAGGTCGACTACGCGGTCTATACGCGCGAATTCGACGAGACCATCACAGCCGAGGAGCTCTGCGAGGAGGCGGAACTCGACCGCCTGCGTGCCTTCCTCGACAAGCAGCTGGCACACCTGCAGGGGGCCGTCGGCCGCCTCGCCAACCGCCTGCAGCGGCGGCTGATGGCGCAGCAGAACCGTTCCTGGGAGTTCGACCTCGAGGAGGGGTTCCTCGACACTGCGCGGCTGCAGCGGATCATCATCGATCCGATGCAGCCGCTGTCCTTCAAGCGGGAGAAGGATACGAATTTCCGCGACACGGTCGTGACGCTGCTCATCGACAATTCCGGCTCGATGCGCGGCCGGCCGATCACCGTCGCGGCCACCTGCGCGGACATCCTGGCCCGCACGCTGGAGCGCTGCGGCGTCAAGGTCGAGATCCTCGGCTTCACCACCAAGGCGTGGAAGGGCGGACAATCCCGCGAGAAATGGCTGGCCGGCGGCAAGCCGCAGTCGCCGGGCCGCCTCAACGACCTGCGCCACATCGTCTACAAGTCGGCCGATGCCCCCTGGCGCCGCGCGCGCCGCAATCTCGGCCTGATGATGCGCGAGGGGCTGCTCAAGGAGAATATCGACGGCGAGGCGCTGATGTGGGCCCATGATCGCCTGCTCGGCCGGCCGGAGCAGCGCCGCATCCTGATGATGATCTCCGACGGCGCGCCGGTCGACGATTCCACCCTGTCGGTGAACGCCGGCAATTATCTCGAGCGGCATCTGCGCGCCGTCATCGAGCAGATCGAGACGCGCTCGCCGGTCGAGCTTCTGGCGATCGGCATCGGTCATGACGTGACGCGCTATTATCGCCGCGCCGTGACGATCGTCGATGCGGACGAACTGGCCGGCGCCATGACCGAGCAGCTCGCCGCCCTCTTCGAGGAGGAGAGGCATGGCCGCGTCGGGGGCCTGCGCCGGGTCGGCTGA
- the cobS gene encoding cobaltochelatase subunit CobS yields MSKIDLDISNLPDTTISVREAFGIDTDLRVPAYSKGDAYVPDLDPDYLFDRETTLAILAGFAHNRRVMVSGYHGTGKSTHIEQVASRLNWPCVRINLDSHVSRIDLVGKDAIVVKDGLQITEFKDGILPWAYQHNVALVFDEYDAGRPDVMFVIQRVLESSGRLTLLDQSRVIRPHPAFRLFATANTIGLGDTTGLYHGTQQINQAQMDRWSIVTALNYLQHDKEVDIVAAKVKGFTADKGRETVSKMVRVADLTRAAFINGDLSTVMSPRTVITWAENAHIFGDIAFAFRVTFLNKCDELERALVAEHYQRAFGVELKESAANIVLEATA; encoded by the coding sequence ATGAGCAAGATTGACCTCGACATTTCCAACCTCCCCGATACGACGATCTCGGTCCGGGAGGCTTTCGGCATCGATACGGATCTGCGCGTTCCAGCCTATTCGAAGGGCGACGCCTATGTGCCCGATCTCGATCCCGATTATCTTTTTGACCGGGAAACGACGCTCGCCATTCTTGCAGGCTTTGCCCACAACCGACGCGTGATGGTTTCCGGCTATCACGGGACCGGCAAGTCGACCCATATCGAGCAGGTGGCGTCGCGGCTCAACTGGCCCTGCGTGCGCATCAATCTGGACAGCCATGTCAGCCGTATCGATCTCGTCGGCAAGGATGCAATCGTCGTCAAGGACGGGCTGCAGATCACTGAATTCAAGGACGGCATCCTGCCCTGGGCCTATCAGCACAATGTCGCGCTCGTGTTCGACGAGTATGATGCCGGTCGTCCGGACGTCATGTTCGTCATTCAGCGGGTGCTGGAATCCTCCGGCCGCCTCACGTTGCTCGACCAGAGCCGCGTCATCCGCCCGCACCCGGCCTTCCGCCTGTTTGCCACCGCCAACACGATCGGCCTCGGGGACACGACCGGGCTCTATCACGGCACGCAGCAGATCAATCAGGCGCAGATGGACCGCTGGTCGATCGTGACCGCGCTCAACTACCTGCAGCACGACAAGGAGGTCGACATCGTCGCTGCCAAGGTGAAAGGCTTCACGGCCGACAAGGGCCGCGAGACCGTGTCGAAGATGGTGCGCGTCGCCGATCTCACGCGCGCCGCTTTCATCAATGGCGACCTCTCGACGGTGATGAGCCCGCGCACGGTGATCACCTGGGCCGAGAACGCCCATATCTTCGGCGATATCGCCTTCGCGTTCCGTGTGACCTTCCTCAACAAATGCGACGAGCTGGAGCGGGCCCTGGTCGCCGAGCACTACCAGCGTGCCTTCGGTGTCGAGCTCAAGGAAAGCGCCGCCAATATCGTGCTGGAAGCGACTGCCTGA
- a CDS encoding J domain-containing protein has translation MAAMKLDSKYFDRIRTRPKGAQARVEPSTPTCQWDGCDKTGVHRAPVGRNAEGEYFLFCFEHVKEYNKGYNYFSGLSDTEIARYQKEAVTGHRPTWTVGVNKSARNGPTQSQMRSGSAGAQARMRDPFGFFNEARARQARHEPRLRKLKTLEAKAFETLGLAASATSADIKAAYKDLVKKHHPDANGGDRGSEDRFRAVIQAYQLLKQAGFC, from the coding sequence ATGGCTGCCATGAAGCTCGATTCAAAATACTTCGATCGAATCCGCACGCGCCCCAAGGGGGCACAGGCGCGCGTGGAGCCGTCTACGCCGACGTGCCAGTGGGACGGCTGCGACAAGACGGGCGTGCATCGGGCTCCGGTCGGCCGAAATGCGGAAGGCGAGTATTTCCTGTTCTGCTTCGAGCACGTGAAGGAATACAACAAGGGATACAATTATTTCTCCGGGCTCTCGGACACCGAGATCGCCCGCTACCAGAAGGAAGCGGTCACAGGGCATCGTCCCACCTGGACGGTCGGCGTCAACAAGAGTGCCCGCAACGGCCCGACACAATCGCAGATGCGTTCCGGCAGCGCCGGCGCCCAGGCGCGCATGCGGGATCCGTTCGGCTTCTTCAACGAGGCGCGCGCCCGGCAGGCGCGGCACGAGCCGCGGTTGCGCAAGCTGAAGACGCTCGAGGCCAAGGCCTTCGAAACGCTCGGGCTCGCCGCCTCGGCAACCTCCGCCGATATCAAGGCCGCGTACAAGGACCTCGTGAAGAAACACCACCCCGATGCGAATGGCGGAGACAGGGGCTCGGAAGACCGTTTTCGGGCCGTGATTCAGGCCTATCAATTGTTAAAACAGGCTGGTTTCTGCTAA
- a CDS encoding BolA family protein produces the protein MSLQNRIEEKLQEAFHPERLMVINESHLHAGHQPGFDGGGETHLRIRIVASAFAGMSRVARHRAINDLLKPELDAGLHALAVEPAAPGEATRW, from the coding sequence ATGTCGCTGCAGAACCGCATCGAAGAGAAGCTTCAGGAGGCCTTCCATCCCGAACGGCTGATGGTGATCAACGAAAGCCATCTGCACGCCGGCCACCAGCCCGGCTTCGACGGCGGCGGCGAAACCCACCTGCGCATCCGGATCGTCGCGAGCGCCTTTGCCGGCATGAGCCGCGTGGCGCGCCACCGCGCCATCAACGACCTATTGAAGCCCGAGCTCGATGCCGGCCTGCATGCGCTGGCGGTGGAGCCGGCCGCGCCCGGAGAAGCGACGCGCTGGTAG